From Rudanella lutea DSM 19387, a single genomic window includes:
- a CDS encoding neutral/alkaline non-lysosomal ceramidase N-terminal domain-containing protein — MKHTSLVVSLLLTFLFAISANAQGWKAGVARAVITPQGAIWQGGYASRTHASDGKLHDLCAKALALQDANGKRAVLVTTDLLGFPKPMSDRIRQRLQQSLGLAKADVILNSSHTHSGPVLGKALQDIYPVGPPEQATIDAYTRWLEDQVVQLVTKAFADLEPAELFSQNGVTRFQVNRRNNKEASLREQTELRGPNDYAVPVLKVLNRRGVLKAVAFGYACHPTVLDLYQLSGDWPGFAQLELEKTYPGATALFFQGAAGDQNPLPRRTIPLARQYGREMAVAVERVLDEPMRALPAQLGTAYAEIDLKLNPVPSDADLTRLTTHKDAYMQRWATRMLAEKKAGVQFISSYPYPVQVWNVGGQSLFSFGGELVIEYALEIKKRFGPDAFVLAYSNDVMGYVPSETILKEGGYEGDSSQMVYGLPSTWTTGLQAQILAEVERLAGPLGLTKAAPK; from the coding sequence ATGAAGCATACTTCGTTAGTTGTCAGTTTGTTGCTGACTTTTCTGTTCGCGATTAGTGCCAATGCGCAGGGCTGGAAAGCGGGCGTGGCCCGCGCCGTGATTACCCCGCAGGGGGCCATCTGGCAGGGCGGCTATGCCTCGCGTACGCACGCATCCGACGGGAAGCTGCATGACCTCTGTGCGAAGGCCCTGGCTCTGCAGGACGCCAACGGCAAGCGGGCCGTGCTGGTTACTACCGATCTGCTGGGTTTCCCGAAGCCTATGTCGGACCGGATTCGGCAACGGCTGCAACAATCGCTCGGGCTGGCCAAAGCCGACGTGATCCTGAACAGTTCGCATACGCATTCGGGGCCGGTACTGGGCAAGGCGTTGCAGGATATTTACCCGGTTGGTCCGCCCGAACAGGCCACCATCGACGCGTACACCCGATGGCTCGAAGATCAGGTGGTGCAACTGGTCACCAAAGCCTTCGCCGACCTCGAACCGGCCGAGTTGTTCAGTCAGAACGGCGTGACCCGGTTTCAGGTGAACCGACGCAACAATAAGGAAGCCTCGCTCCGCGAACAGACCGAACTGCGCGGCCCCAACGATTACGCCGTACCTGTCCTGAAGGTGCTGAACCGCCGGGGTGTGCTCAAAGCGGTAGCCTTTGGGTATGCCTGCCACCCAACCGTGCTCGATTTATATCAGCTGTCGGGCGATTGGCCGGGCTTTGCCCAGCTCGAACTCGAAAAAACCTATCCGGGGGCTACGGCTCTGTTTTTTCAGGGTGCCGCCGGTGACCAAAACCCTTTGCCCCGCCGAACTATACCCCTGGCCCGGCAGTACGGCCGCGAGATGGCGGTGGCCGTGGAGCGGGTACTCGATGAACCCATGCGGGCACTGCCCGCCCAACTGGGTACGGCCTACGCCGAGATCGACCTGAAGCTGAACCCCGTACCGTCGGATGCCGACCTGACCCGGCTCACCACCCACAAAGACGCTTACATGCAGCGCTGGGCTACCCGGATGCTGGCCGAAAAAAAGGCGGGTGTCCAGTTTATCAGCAGCTACCCGTACCCGGTGCAAGTCTGGAATGTGGGCGGGCAATCCCTGTTTAGTTTCGGAGGGGAGCTGGTGATCGAGTACGCGCTGGAGATCAAAAAACGGTTTGGACCCGATGCCTTTGTGCTCGCTTACAGCAATGATGTTATGGGCTATGTTCCGTCGGAAACGATCCTGAAAGAAGGTGGTTACGAAGGCGATTCCTCGCAGATGGTGTACGGCCTGCCGAGTACTTGGACCACCGGGCTTCAGGCGCAGATTCTGGCCGAAGTTGAACGACTGGCCGGACCTCTCGGCCTGACCAAAGCCGCCCCGAAGTAA